A portion of the Parasteatoda tepidariorum isolate YZ-2023 chromosome 5, CAS_Ptep_4.0, whole genome shotgun sequence genome contains these proteins:
- the LOC107436577 gene encoding coiled-coil domain-containing protein 115, which translates to MDSTNLESLNEKLDKLSLSILKSMQSIILERQYLEDNLKEGYINLAKSRYLMRGQKISMLQINTSTLKSSLRSLSSEDFVEEAKYINFNIFEHNSSNIEENGLKQRFTDDEKLSKRMDETLSFSECNSEEATNSNIKENDPLRWFGVLVPDSLKNSQMRFLQATKTALKLASLQNELNALCVVYRTLRLKKKELKE; encoded by the coding sequence ATGGATAGCACAAATTTAGAATCTTTGAATGAAAAGTTAGACAAACTATCTTTATCTATTCTGAAATCTATGCAAAGTATCATTTTAGAAAGGCAATATTTAGAGGATAACTTAAAAGAAGGCTACATTAACCTAGCTAAAAGTCGTTATTTGATGAGAGGACAAAAAATCAGTAtgttacaaataaatacatCAACATTAAAATCATCTCTTCGATCTTTGAGTTCTGAAGATTTTGTGGaggaagcaaaatatattaattttaatatttttgaacacaattcTTCAAATATCGAAGAAAATGGTCTGAAACAAAGATTCACAGATGATGAAAAGCTAAGTAAAAGAATGGACGAGACACTATCTTTTTCGGAATGTAACTCTGAGGAAGCAAccaattcaaatataaaagaaaatgatccTTTAAGATGGTTTGGCGTTTTAGTTCCTGACTCTCTGAAAAACAGCCAAATGAGGTTTTTACAAGCAACCAAAACCGCTTTAAAACTTGCTTCGCTACAGAATGAATTAAATGCTCTTTGTGTTGTCTATAGAACTCTTAGattgaaaaagaaagagttaaaggaataa